In the genome of Raphanus sativus cultivar WK10039 chromosome 4, ASM80110v3, whole genome shotgun sequence, one region contains:
- the LOC108851191 gene encoding uncharacterized protein LOC108851191 — protein sequence MPPKRIYLSGAQKRQRKEKADALTRSMQGSMDRFLVQQPANLNESDRGNDDFDDPMEDEKEINDEDVNEEEKKNEDNVDVDIDGDENLSEKENYDVNDQDNTDIGRILDIYDPGHWGEVKPGLRLVMVEKGPAERLPSDFVFPREKASGRHFSHAYYIRSLSNGKKQDRRWLVYSKTLDKLFCFCCKLFTRDNNPSHMASRGFNDWKNILERLRYHETSHEHIKCMSQWMELELRLQKNQTIDKHIQEELSRERNHWKDVMVRIFSLVKTLAKQNLALRGGNEKLKVDGNGNFLSFIDSMAEWDPVMREHVRRFEDGESRYHYLSNRIQNELIATMADEIKGMIIKKLRSAKFFSVIVDCTPDISHHEQMTLILRCVDVSTASAKIEEFFLTFLIVNDTSGEGLFREIQNVLVSLDLDIDDVRGQGYDNGSNMKGKHKGVQKRFLDVNPRAFYTPCGCHSLNLALCDMASTSDKAISFFGIIQRIYNVFASSTKRWKILEDKVGGLTVKSLSQTRWESHVNCVKAIRFQAPKIRDALIYIAETTDDPSTQSTAECLVTSETHGIGNYEFLLSMVIWYKLLFAVNTVSKSLQSKDMNIEVAVSQLKGLVSFFRSYRETGFESAKSDVKQIAEAMEIEAMFPAKKKRVIKRKKFFDEEPELDDESIDLSPEDSFRISYFLQVMDRALCSLETRFEQFQKYEQTFGFLFDLDKLKSASEDSLMVSCTNLEAALKHGNHSDVIGDDLCFELMVLKGVLPQDYKRPLDVLNFLKGREECYPNSWIAYQILLMIPVSVATAERNFSKLKLIKSYLRSTMSQERLNGLAVISIERDLLRNLDYETLVKEFIEKEGRKIMS from the coding sequence ATGCCTCCAAAGAGAATATATCTATCAGGAGCCcaaaaaagacaaagaaaagaGAAAGCTGATGCATTGACGAGATCAATGCAAGGTTCCATGGACAGATTTCTTGTACAACAACCAGCAAATCTTAACGAATCCGATAGAGGTAATGATGATTTTGATGATCCAATGGAAGATGAGAAGGAAATAAATGATGAGGATGTTaacgaagaagaaaagaagaatgaaGATAATGTTGATGTTGACATTGACGGGGATGAGAATCTAAGTGAAAAGGAGAATTATGATGTGAACGATCAAGATAATACCGATATAGGCAGAATCTTAGATATTTATGATCCTGGACATTGGGGAGAAGTCAAACCTGGATTAAGGCTTGTCATGGTTGAAAAAGGTCCTGCTGAAAGACTACCAAGTGATTTTGTGTTTCCAAGAGAGAAGGCAAGTGGTCGACATTTTTCTCATGCATACTATATAAGATCTTTGAGCAATGGAAAGAAGCAAGACAGACGTTGGCTAGTTTATTCAAAAACACTAGATaaactcttttgtttttgctGTAAGTTGTTCACTCGCGACAACAATCCGAGTCACATGGCATCTAGAGGATTCAATGAttggaaaaatattttggaaagGTTAAGGTACCACGAGACAAGTCATGAGCATATCAAATGTATGAGCCAGTGGATGGAACTTGAATTAAGGCTGCAGAAAAACCAAACCATTGACAAGCACATTCAAGAAGAACTCAGCAGAGAGAGAAATCATTGGAAAGATGTCATGGTCAGAATTTTTTCACTGGTAAAAACTCTAGCTAAACAAAATTTAGCATTACGTGGGGGAAACGAAAAGCTAAAAGTAGATGGCAATGGAAATTTTTTAAGCTTTATTGATTCAATGGCTGAGTGGGATCCGGTAATGAGAGAACATGTTAGACGGTTTGAAGATGGGGAATCTCGTTATCACTATCTCAGCAACAGAATTCAGAATGAGTTGATAGCAACGATGGCTGATGAGATCAAAGGTATGATCATTAAAAAGCTTCGAAGTGCAAAATTTTTTTCAGTCATTGTTGATTGTACTCCAGATATTAGTCATCATGAACAAATGACTCTTATCCTTCGATGTGTTGATGTGTCAACAGCTTCAGCTAAGATAGAAGAATTTTTTCTCACGTTCTTGATAGTTAATGATACATCCGGAGAAGGGCTTTTCCGTGAGATTCAAAATGTATTGGTTTCTCTTGATTTAGATATTGATGATGTGAGGGGACAAGGATATGATAATGGATCCAATATGAAAGGAAAACATAAAGGAGTACAAAAAAGATTCCTAGATGTTAATCCACGTGCCTTCTATACGCCGTGTGGTTGTCATAGTCTTAATCTTGCTCTCTGTGACATGGCAAGCACTTCTGACAAAGCCATATCATTTTTTGGAATAATCCAGCGTATATATAATGTCTTTGCATCATCAACGAAGCGTTGGAAAATTTTAGAAGACAAGGTGGGAGGTCTGACAGTGAAATCTTTATCACAGACTAGGTGGGAAAGTCATGTTAATTGTGTTAAGGCAATTAGATTTCAAGCTCCAAAGATAAGAGATGCTTTAATTTATATAGCAGAGACTACTGATGATCCGAGTACACAAAGCACTGCTGAGTGTCTTGTTACAAGTGAGACACATGGGATTGGAAATTATGAATTCTTATTGTCCATGGTGATTTGGTACAAACTTTTATTTGCTGTTAACACGGTAAGCAAGAGTTTGCAGTCAAAAGACATGAATATTGAAGTTGCTGTTTCCCAGTTGAAAGgacttgtttcttttttccgGAGTTATAGAGAGACAGGCTTTGAAAGTGCAAAATCAGATGTTAAACAAATTGCAGAAGCTATGGAGATTGAAGCCATGTTCCCAGCAAAGAAAAAACGTgtcatcaaaagaaaaaagttttttgATGAAGAACCAGAGTTAGATGATGAGTCTATAGATCTATCTCCAGAAGATAGCTTCAGAATTTCATATTTCCTTCAAGTCATGGATCGAGCTCTTTGTTCTCTTGAAACAAGATTTGAGCAATTTCAGAAGTATGAACAAACATttggttttttgtttgatttggaTAAACTGAAGTCAGCAAGTGAAGATAGTTTGATGGTATCTTGTACCAATCTTGAAGCTGCTTTAAAGCATGGAAATCATTCTGATGTTATTGGGGATGATTTGTGTTTTGAACTAATGGTTTTAAAAGGGGTTCTGCCACAAGATTACAAGAGACCTCTTGACGTTTTGAACTTcttaaaaggaagagaagagtGTTATCCAAACTCATGGATTGCTTACCAAATATTATTGATGATTCCGGTTTCAGTTGCCACTGCTGAAAGAAATTTTTCCAAGCTAAAGTTAATAAAGTCTTATCTACGATCAACCATGTCACAGGAAAGGCTAAATGGTCTAGCAGTCATATCTATAGAAAGAGATTTACTTAGGAATCTAGATTATGAAACTTTGGTGAAAGAATTTATTGaaaaagaaggaagaaagaTTATGTCTTAG